One Fusarium oxysporum f. sp. lycopersici 4287 chromosome 8, whole genome shotgun sequence genomic region harbors:
- a CDS encoding hypothetical protein (At least one base has a quality score < 10) translates to MSGRVTKRSSKKSKKSIIPQEAIKNLFESGDKVPERRDITEDRASLHRFAVKNSLPAAMPCTYYFKNKKECRFNDVKKSSRYLECVRRGRSCNGVRVASTLSRLQRIRKIKKRVKERGAKLFERGMQELDKEDNILPALQSYEE, encoded by the exons ATGTCAGGTCGCGTAACGAAACGTTCATCCAAGAAATCCAAAAAATCGATTATCCCGCAAGAGGCGATTAAAAACTTGTTCGAGTCCGGTGATAAAGTTCCCGAGAGAAGGGACATAACCGAAGATCGCGCTTCACTTCATCGTTTTGCGGTTAAGAACAGTCTTCCTGCTGCAATGCCGTGCACGTATTATTTCAAAAATAAAAAGGAATGTCGCTTTAACGATGTTAAGAAGTCTAGTCGTTATCTTGAATGCGTTCGTCGAGGTCGTTCTTGTAACGGTGTCCGTGTCGCATCTACTT TGAGTCGTTTGCAACGGATTCGTAAGATTAAGAAGAGGGTGAAGGAACGAGGTGCTAAGTTGTTTGAGCGGGGAATGCAAGAGCTTGATAAGGAGGATAACATTCTTCCTGCTTTGCAGTCTTACGAGGAATAG
- a CDS encoding hypothetical protein (At least one base has a quality score < 10) — METDEEGDIESPPIYLNSHEDEVKKLKKKLRNLGEQHNTLLDNAKNNAKIA, encoded by the coding sequence ATGGAAACGGACGAGGAAGGAGATATTGAGAGTCCTCCTATCTACCTAAACTCTCACGAAgacgaagtcaagaaactcaagaaGAAACTTCGTAACCTGGGGGAGCAACACAATACCCTCCTGGATAACGCCAAGAATAACGCCAAAATCGCGTAG
- a CDS encoding alcohol dehydrogenase — MSLPKTTKGWAVVGQGSFDNLKFDTQQPLPELSDNEVLVKFHAASLNFRDIMIAQGTYPFDVKANIIPGSDGAGEVVAIGNKVTRFQEGSKVMTLFMQAYFGGPLTPKVLGSAVGGSVDGTMREYGVFNENGLVDMPKNLSYLEAATLPCSALTAWNALYGLRAVLPGDWVLTQGTGGVSISALQFAKAAGARVVATTSSTAKAQKLRELGADHVINYKEIPNWGEEAKRLTEGGVDHVLEVGGAHTITESLKAVNIGGYVTIIGWIAGPGETGPSFPQILSSMAVVRGIVVGSRDQFEAMIRAIEASDIQPVLDQQVFKLEELKDAYQYLVDQKHFGKVVIKIE, encoded by the exons aTGTCTTTGCCGAAAACTACAAAGGGTTGGGCGGTCGTGGGCCAGGGCAGCTTTGACAACCTCAAGTTTGACACCCAACAGCCTCTCCCTGAGCTCTCTGACAACGAAGTGCTGGTCAAGTTCCATGCAGCTTCTCTCAACTTCCGCGATATCATGATTGCCCAG GGCACTTATCCTTTCGATGTCAAGGCAAACATCATTCCAGGCTCCGATGGTGCTGGAGAGGTCGTGGCTATTGGAAACAAGGTCACCCGCTTTCAGGAAGGTTCCAAGGTTATGACGTTGTTCATGCAAGCGTATTTTGGTGGACCACTGACCCCAAAGGTCTTGGGATCGGCCGTAGGTGGCTCTGTTGATGGCACTATGCGGGAGTACGGTGTCTTTAACGAGAATGGACTTGTGGATATGCCAAAGAACCTCAGTTATCTGGAGGCTGCAACGCTGCCTTGCAGCGCCCTCACGGCGTGGAATGCTCTCTACGGGCTGAGGGCAGTCCTTCCTGGCGACTGGGTCTTGACACAGGGTACTGGTGGTGTCAGTATCTCTGCTCTGCAGTTTGCAAAGGCTGCGGGTGCTCGAGTTGTTGCCACGACTTCCTCTACAGCCAAGGCTCAGAAGCTGAGGGAGCTCGGAGCTGATCATGTCATCAATTACAAGGAGATTCCGAACTGGGGGGAGGAGGCCAAGAGGCTCACCGAAGGCGGTGTTGACCATGTCCTCGAGGTTGGGGGCGCGCACACTATCACGGAAAGCCTCAAAGCTGTTAATATTGGCGGCTATGTCACCATCATTGGTTGGATTGCTGGACCGGGAGAGACCGGACCAAGCTTCCCTCAGATCCTGTCCAGCATGGCTGTCGTCAGGGGAATCGTCGTCGGGAGCCGAGATCAATTCGAAGCAATG ATTCGTGCAATTGAGGCTTCCGACATTCAACCCGTTCTCGACCAACAGGTCTTTAAGctcgaggagctcaagga TGCTTACCAGTACCTGGTAGACCAGAAGCATTTTGGCAAAGTTGTAATTAAGATTGAGTAg
- a CDS encoding phosphonopyruvate decarboxylase yields the protein MATLDPHLFYEEALVDNGITHAFGVPDSCLKGFLAHLYATKKSPEQIVTASEGAAAALAAGYYLSTQSLAVAYMQNSGLANALNPLQSLAAKEVFGIPMLLMVGWRGRPGEHDEPEHLLAGPRTLETLESQGFPYEILPDTLEDTKSAVARLIKAAREGQTPVALVIPNHRFAAYRPEQEASNGVWHPAVTNLAKHTVRPEDWRSSEGHLPLSREHSIRIILKRLDPEDVTVSSVGGNSREIYMVRKESNEDLSRAFLSIGAMGHTYPLAYGVQIGHHKGRVVCVEGDGSFLMHVGNVAVLAASASDKLIHVVIHNGIHCSTGNQPVPISTNNLLSLCGSLPYKQKFFVDSAEGLIQAFEWAEKTALIVVVVNQDVSKDLPRPSEHPFELRDAFISHFAK from the coding sequence ATGGCTACCCTTGATCCTCATTTGTTCTACGAGGAGGCACTCGTCGACAATGGGATCACTCATGCCTTTGGTGTCCCTGACTCCTGTTTGAAGGGATTCCTAGCACATTTATATGCTACCAAAAAGTCTCCAGAACAGATTGTCACAGCTAGTGAAGGCGCTGCAGCTGCGCTGGCTGCAGGTTACTATCTGTCAACCCAGAGTCTCGCCGTTGCATACATGCAGAACTCAGGTCTTGCAAATGCGTTAAACCCTCTGCAATCTTTGGCTGCCAAAGAAGTGTTTGGTATCCCAATGCTTCTTATGGTCGGCTGGCGAGGACGACCAGGGGAGCATGACGAGCCTGAACACCTCTTGGCAGGCCCTCGTACGCTGGAGACTCTGGAGTCTCAAGGGTTTCCTTATGAGATCCTGCCAGACACTCTTGAAGACACCAAGAGTGCAGTTGCAAGGCTCATTAAAGCCGCCAGAGAGGGACAAACCCCTGTTGCTCTTGTCATTCCCAACCACAGATTCGCTGCATATCGACCTGAGCAGGAAGCGAGCAATGGTGTTTGGCACCCAGCTGTTACAAACTTGGCCAAACATACAGTTAGACCTGAAGATTGGCGTTCCTCGGAAGGACACCTCCCTCTGTCGCGGGAACACTCCATCAGAATCATTCTCAAGAGGCTCGATCCAGAAGATGTCACTGTATCTTCTGTTGGGGGCAATTCTCGTGAGATTTACATGGTTCGAAAGGAGAGCAACGAGGACCTGTCTCGTGCATTCTTATCCATTGGAGCCATGGGCCATACATACCCTCTCGCCTATGGCGTTCAGATCGGTCATCACAAAGGTCGCGTCGTCTGCGTTGAAGGTGACGGTTCATTCTTGATGCACGTAGGCAATGTGGCCGTCCTGGCTGCTTCAGCCTCGGACAAGTTGATCCATGTTGTGATTCACAACGGCATACACTGTTCAACTGGGAATCAGCCTGTCCCGATCAGCACCAACAACCTTCTTTCGCTATGTGGAAGCTTGCCTTACAAGCAGAAATTCTTTGTAGATAGTGCCGAGGGTCTTATCCAGGCTTTTGAGTGGGCTGAAAAGACGGCTCtgattgttgttgtcgtcAATCAGGACGTCTCGAAGGATTTGCCTCGTCCCTCGGAGCACCCGTTTGAATTGCGAGATGCGTTCATCTCCCATTTTGCCAAATAG